One Leuconostoc mesenteroides subsp. mesenteroides ATCC 8293 genomic window, GTCTTTTCAGCATTCTGTAGTTCAGCAATTTGTTGTTCATAGTCACTTGCAATATCGTTTTTAACCTTAGCAATATCCTCCGTATTCTCAGAATCACTCACTATATTACTTCGGGTGGGTTCCTGTTTAACAACAACCCCCACACTTTCAGCCGATTCAACAGCACTGACAATTTCCGTATCATCTACCGCCATAGATGTCTGATTGTCCGATGGATTCTCTGATACGAGAGCGACATCTTTATCATTTTGAACTAAACTGCTTTGCTCTGTAGTCTTTCCATCATCAGCACTGACAACTGTTACAGATGCGTTAAACAACACCACAGCAACCGTTGCAGTTATCCATAATTTCCCTGACTTATATAATTTATATTGATCTTTTCTATTTTCCATATGCTCCCCCGAGTAATTATTGTAAGTGTTCATTATATCATTTTGATAAACGTTAAACAATAATTGTATAACTTTAGCAAACATTTAAATGAAAAAAATATCCTTGATTTCTTTATCAAGTCCTTTAGCAATTTTTTTAGCCGTTGGTGGTGATGGATGCTTCTTATTATTTAAATATTCTGTCATCAATGAATAATTGACCCCTATTCTTTTGGAAAAAATCGCAATACTTTCCCCACGTATTGCGATTTCCTTTCTGACTGAAGTAGCATCTCGAAATTGTAGTGTTAGTGACATTTATCTTCCCCATTCTTTATCATAGTGTCATTATATAGGCGTTGTATCACATTGTCAAACGTTTTATATTCTGTTTTGCAACTTATTGTGTTTATGTTTGTTTTTCATTTGTATATAATAAAAGTAAACAACTAACAGGAGGGTTTGCATATATGGTAACAAAAGAACAGTTCGGCCAAAAAATTAAACATATTAGAGAAAAAAAGCATTATACTGTTCGTCAAGCTGCCCTACAAGGTAATTTTTCATCCGCCTATTTATCTCAGATTGAAAATGGCAATAAAAATATTCCTAAAGTCGAAACACTTTATCGCATTGCTAAAGGACTGAGAATATCAAAAGATGAAATATTACATATTGCCGGAATTACTTCCCATACTTCACCTAAACACCCCAATAGTGTAGATCTTGGCAAACAATTTGCCGATGATGATTTGCTCTTGTCTTTTGAAGGAAAACCTTTATCCCCAGAATATCGCGAAGCAATTTTGTCCATACTCCGCACCTTGCCAGATGTCGATGAAAAAACAAAAGAGGATTAATTTTCAGTGTACATAGATGACAGAATTTCAAACTATCTTGAACAAATCGTGCAAAAAAATGGTTTGACATTAATACATATTGATGGCACAGAACTTGACCCAGATGTGGCCAATGGTCGTAAAAGAGCTATCATCATCAACAATAATTACAAAACAAATTTCAGTCGCTATTTTCGAATTGCGCATGAAATATCTCATTTAATTTATACAAGAAGCAACGATACTTACGCGTTTTCTCCTCTTTCAAAATTATCAGATGAAACGGAAGCTAATTTACATGCTATCCAAATTTTAGTAGATTTTTATTTCTCAGAAATCCCCTTAAAACAAGAACGTTGGGAACGGCGGTTTCACTTTATTGAAGCGTTTGGTCTTGGTCAAATAACGCATCTTGTTGAAAAAATATTAGCATAAAAAAAGTGCCACCAATTAATTGATGACACTTTTTTGTGTTATTAGCTAAATTCGGTTAGCTTTTAATCATCTCTCCAGAATTTGCGTCATAATATTTTTGGCTACCGTCAGCTTGTGTTACTGCGGCTCCCTTAACTTGATGACCATTGGCATCAAAATACAGTTGTTGTCCATTTATATTTTGTTCCCCAGTTACAGCAACACCATTAGCACCAAAATATGCCCATGATCCGTCTGATATTCGTTCAAAGCGATTCGTCACCATATCACCAGAATCTGCATCATAGTAGCGCATCTTCCCATCAGTAGCCGTGTATTCACGACCCTTAACTTGGTTACCGTTGCTTTCAAAGAACAAATGTTGACCATTAATGACTTGTGCGCCGGTTACGATGTTACCTTTTTTATTAAAGTACGCCCATGATCCATCTGATAACTTTTCAAAACGATTAGTGATCATTTCACCAGAATTAGCATCATAATAATGCACTTTGCCTTTTTTATCAGTCGCTTCCTTACCTTTAATCTGTTGTCCGTCGGCATCAAAGAACAATTTTTGCCCACTAATTGTCTGTGCACCAGTTACAGCGATACCGTCAGCACCAAAGTATGACCATGTACCATCTGTGTTTTCACCAAAGCGGTTCGTCACCATATCACCAGAATCAGTGTCAAAGTAGCGTAGCTTTCCGTCTGCATCTTTCACGGAAGTCCCTTTGACCTGAATACCGTTCTTATCAAAGTATTGGATATGCTCCTGCCCATCAACAGTCACGGTTGTTAAGCCAGCATTAGCCATAACACCATTTTTGTCAAAGTAACGCCAAGTTTTATTAGCCAACATGTAGTATCCATCAACAGCTTGTTTGCCATATTGATTGAAATAATAAACATTTCCTTTACTATCTTCTAAGATAGCATCTTGTAATTCAATACCATTAGGCAAGAAGTAATAATTATTATCATTGACTGTCTGGAAACCATATGTCATATAACCATTCTTGTCAAAGTAATACCAATTAGATTTGTCATCTTGGATGAATGTATCTTTTGCCTGGTATCCACTTGTAGAATAATATGTCATCCCACCATCAGTTGAAATAAATCCAGTGTTTGATTCTTCATTCGTCAACTGCTTTGGCAAAAATACACTGCTGTTGCTTGAAGTGCTTACCTTGAAGTACTCATTTGTAGCCCAGTCCTTAAGGACATAGTAAGCACCACGACCTTGAATGTTAGTACCGTTAAAGTACTTAGCGGACCATTCTTTTATCTTTTCACTAGCATCCATTGGTACGCCGGTTGAAATTTGATTTTTTTCGAATAGAGAAGGGTACAATTTCTTGATTTCATCAAGGAACTCTCCACCATATAGTGCCTGATATTCTCCGCCACCAACGGTTTGTGAAGCATATAATGTTTTATTAATTACAGAATCTTGATTATAGATTCCTGAGTTGTTGACACGTTGTACCGCAACCACTTCTTTACCTGTCAAATTATAAATCTGGTCTGGTACCCAATCTGCCATTGCCTTGATACCTGTCGCATGCAAAGCTTTAATAGCTGTACGGAGTTGATCTACAGTACCATACTTCGTTGGTGTATTGAATCCAAGATCATAACGATCAGTAAATGCATAACCATTTTGAATAATTGAATCTAAGAAACTACTATCCGTACTTGAACGATATTGTGGTGGAAACTCGAAGTTCGTAATTCCCCAACTCTTGTATAAATCAGTATTGTTTGCAATTTGCACATTAGCATATTCAGCTTCTGTTGTTGGTGTAGATTGGAAGTTAGAGAAACTTTCATAAATAACTTGAGAATCAAGTGCGGCATTTGAATGTAATGTTTGTCCATCAGCAGTTGTTGCTGTACTACTTTCAGTTCGCGCATCTTGAGTATCTGAAGCACCAACGGGTACCCAGACAGCCAAGTATCCAGAAACTTGTGGATTTGCTGTACCAACAATATCTGAACTATTGAAAATAAGTTGCCCATTACTATTTGTATATCTTATTAAGCTTTGTGAGACATCACTATCAGATACATAAGTATCTATGCCATCTTTAGTTGTTAACAAAGCAGGACGATAAGCCTGGTTTTTGTGCGCTATGCCCATATCTACAACTACTTGATCTGTACTGCTCAACTTCAAATCTGGGTTATTACTTTCAATTACTGCAATACCTTGCGTACGTGTTTCATTTGTCCCTGCATCGGTAGCAGTCATGGCACCATTACCATAACGAACTGATGTCAAAATGCCTCTATAACTGTCAGCAGCCATACTACTATCACCTTGCATATATTTCATAGACATTGTTTGCCCGCCAGAAACATACTTGATACGAGACTTCAGCAAAGTATCAATTGCATCGTAATAAAGTGACTTTGTTGCCATGTATTGACCATCATCTGTATACATATCACCATAGTACACACGTGGCACTGTATCTTTATTCGTTAGTATTGTGGCATAAGTACTTGGAATGTTATATTGTGTGAATTCTTTATCCGTTTTCAACTGATCAGCATTATAAATTTTAAACGCTTCTGTTAATTGGTCCATCGTTGGTGATAAGCCATCAGAATCCGGATCAATTCTTTGTTTAATAATTTCAGCAATAACTGTTTGTACTTCACTATCATGTGCACGAACAAAAGAATAATTTGGTTGTGCGGTATTATCTGTCGAATCATTTGTACGATCAACTAAACTATTTGTCAAAAAAGGTTCTAATCCACTTCTTTTATTACCATATTGATCGACTGCTGGCATAGTGAGTGAGTATTTTAATGACAAACGCAATTTATTATCCATTGACAATTGATTGTCGCCATTGTCTTTCACATATTCAGCATCATTGTCACTCCAATCTTCAAGAATGGAAACATGTTGATTCGAAATTGCATCACTCTTATCGACGCCATATGCTGCCTTGAAATAATCAGCTGCAATTTGCAATAAGTCGGCATCAACGTTATCAACAGCATCTACTCGAATACTATCAAAGTTAG contains:
- a CDS encoding helix-turn-helix domain-containing protein, translated to MSLTLQFRDATSVRKEIAIRGESIAIFSKRIGVNYSLMTEYLNNKKHPSPPTAKKIAKGLDKEIKDIFFI
- a CDS encoding helix-turn-helix domain-containing protein, with amino-acid sequence MVTKEQFGQKIKHIREKKHYTVRQAALQGNFSSAYLSQIENGNKNIPKVETLYRIAKGLRISKDEILHIAGITSHTSPKHPNSVDLGKQFADDDLLLSFEGKPLSPEYREAILSILRTLPDVDEKTKED
- a CDS encoding ImmA/IrrE family metallo-endopeptidase produces the protein MYIDDRISNYLEQIVQKNGLTLIHIDGTELDPDVANGRKRAIIINNNYKTNFSRYFRIAHEISHLIYTRSNDTYAFSPLSKLSDETEANLHAIQILVDFYFSEIPLKQERWERRFHFIEAFGLGQITHLVEKILA
- a CDS encoding glycoside hydrolase family 70 protein, translated to MRNRNATSVFRKKMYKSGKMLVIAGSVSIIGVTSFIQQAQADVSQNNGVVVATAVDQSNLDATTSDKSITTDDKAATTAATSTDDKATTTVATSTDDKDTTTAATSTDDKATTTVATSTDDKATTTAATSTDDKAATTAATSTDDKAATTAATSTDDKAATTADTSTDDKAATTAATSTDDKATTTAATSTDDKTATTVGTSDNNNSATASDKDVSSSAQKSQTIDNNSKTADTTAALEASSKNLKTIDGKTYYYDDDDQVKKNFATVIDGKVLYFDKETGALADTNDYQFLEGLTSENNTYTEHNASVGTSSDSYTNVDGYLTADSWYRPKDILVNGQNWESSKDDDLRPLLMTWWPDKATQVNYLNAMKYLDATETETVYTSDDSQDALNKAAQNIQVKIEEKISQEGQTQWLKDDISKFVDSQSNWNIASESKGTDHLQGGALLYVNSDKTPDANSDYRLLNRTPTNQTGTPLYTTDPTQGGYDFLLANDVDNSNPVVQAEQLNWMYYLLNFGSITNNDADANFDSIRVDAVDNVDADLLQIAADYFKAAYGVDKSDAISNQHVSILEDWSDNDAEYVKDNGDNQLSMDNKLRLSLKYSLTMPAVDQYGNKRSGLEPFLTNSLVDRTNDSTDNTAQPNYSFVRAHDSEVQTVIAEIIKQRIDPDSDGLSPTMDQLTEAFKIYNADQLKTDKEFTQYNIPSTYATILTNKDTVPRVYYGDMYTDDGQYMATKSLYYDAIDTLLKSRIKYVSGGQTMSMKYMQGDSSMAADSYRGILTSVRYGNGAMTATDAGTNETRTQGIAVIESNNPDLKLSSTDQVVVDMGIAHKNQAYRPALLTTKDGIDTYVSDSDVSQSLIRYTNSNGQLIFNSSDIVGTANPQVSGYLAVWVPVGASDTQDARTESSTATTADGQTLHSNAALDSQVIYESFSNFQSTPTTEAEYANVQIANNTDLYKSWGITNFEFPPQYRSSTDSSFLDSIIQNGYAFTDRYDLGFNTPTKYGTVDQLRTAIKALHATGIKAMADWVPDQIYNLTGKEVVAVQRVNNSGIYNQDSVINKTLYASQTVGGGEYQALYGGEFLDEIKKLYPSLFEKNQISTGVPMDASEKIKEWSAKYFNGTNIQGRGAYYVLKDWATNEYFKVSTSSNSSVFLPKQLTNEESNTGFISTDGGMTYYSTSGYQAKDTFIQDDKSNWYYFDKNGYMTYGFQTVNDNNYYFLPNGIELQDAILEDSKGNVYYFNQYGKQAVDGYYMLANKTWRYFDKNGVMANAGLTTVTVDGQEHIQYFDKNGIQVKGTSVKDADGKLRYFDTDSGDMVTNRFGENTDGTWSYFGADGIAVTGAQTISGQKLFFDADGQQIKGKEATDKKGKVHYYDANSGEMITNRFEKLSDGSWAYFNKKGNIVTGAQVINGQHLFFESNGNQVKGREYTATDGKMRYYDADSGDMVTNRFERISDGSWAYFGANGVAVTGEQNINGQQLYFDANGHQVKGAAVTQADGSQKYYDANSGEMIKS